One segment of Bradyrhizobium sp. WD16 DNA contains the following:
- a CDS encoding LamG domain-containing protein produces MAEQKIFGYADKISVKPGDDIEFYVHADGTRSVDAQLVRLIHGDSHPAGPGYREEVVDCELNGQWPVRKQYTQVGSFLTVADPDGRLALNGSFTLATFVFPNRPGGGMRQCLMGRWDAFGNRGYGLWLNPDGLLEFGYGDGSEVDYLDGEVPLLKSNWYFVAASFDARTGVATLYQEGVSNRYNGLLSKVANVDFRSHVRESLRFRPHNPPELPFIMAGAQDFHTLRGHFVTQCFNGKLDRPAVFDRVLSRAELDQFCASGVPPASGQVAFWDTSLGYTATGIGDRVVDAGPYALHAAGYNRPVRGQTGFNWAGRDDCYRLAPHQYGGIEFHDDAIIDCKWELTKRLKLPKLRSGAYAFRLRVGDGRGLREEYIVFFVRPERPTAPILFLVPTASYLAYANEHLSFDAEIMQPLAGQSPIVSETDVELYQTAEFGLSLYDHHSDGAGVCYSTYRRPILNMRPKARMSSMGVTWQFPADLSIIAWLEHMGYSYDVVTDEDLNREGVALLEPYRVVLSGTHPEYVSEPILDAVEDYIGSGGRFLYLGGNGYYWNIGYHPDDPWCIEVRKLNSGMRAWQARPGEYYLATTGQKSGLWKDLGRPPQKVFGIGFISEGFDSARPFRRMPDSWHRRAGWMFEGIEGEIIGDFGLAQGAAGGLELDRYDLTLGTPPHALIVASSGGHSDNYQTVVEEVLYPYPGLSGSHDYRVRADMVYFTTPEHGAVFSTGSIAFSQSLPFNDFDNNVSRLLANVVSAFAKPGKLPGSAWTAEEKQWR; encoded by the coding sequence ATGGCCGAGCAGAAGATCTTTGGGTATGCCGACAAGATTTCGGTCAAGCCCGGCGACGATATCGAATTCTACGTTCATGCTGACGGCACCAGGTCCGTCGACGCCCAGCTCGTGCGCCTGATCCACGGCGATTCCCATCCGGCCGGGCCCGGCTATCGTGAGGAGGTGGTGGACTGCGAACTGAACGGACAATGGCCGGTTCGCAAGCAATACACCCAGGTCGGCTCGTTCCTGACGGTGGCGGATCCCGACGGTCGGCTCGCCCTGAACGGCAGTTTCACGCTTGCGACCTTCGTCTTTCCAAACCGTCCTGGCGGCGGCATGCGCCAGTGCCTGATGGGACGCTGGGACGCATTCGGCAATCGCGGCTACGGCCTGTGGCTCAATCCCGACGGCCTGCTCGAATTCGGCTATGGCGACGGCAGCGAAGTCGACTACCTCGACGGCGAGGTGCCACTGCTCAAGAGCAACTGGTACTTCGTCGCGGCGAGCTTCGACGCCCGCACCGGCGTCGCGACGCTCTATCAGGAGGGCGTCTCGAACCGCTACAACGGCCTGCTCAGCAAGGTCGCCAATGTGGATTTCCGCTCGCACGTCCGCGAGAGCCTGCGCTTCCGCCCGCACAATCCCCCCGAGTTGCCGTTCATCATGGCGGGGGCACAGGACTTCCATACGTTGCGTGGCCACTTCGTCACGCAATGCTTCAATGGAAAGCTCGATCGTCCCGCAGTTTTCGACCGCGTGCTGTCGCGCGCCGAGCTCGACCAGTTTTGCGCCAGCGGCGTGCCGCCGGCGAGCGGTCAGGTCGCGTTCTGGGACACCTCGCTCGGCTACACGGCAACCGGCATCGGCGACCGGGTGGTCGACGCCGGCCCTTATGCGCTGCATGCCGCGGGCTACAATCGTCCGGTGCGCGGCCAGACCGGATTCAACTGGGCCGGGCGTGACGATTGCTATCGTCTCGCTCCGCACCAGTACGGCGGCATCGAGTTCCACGACGACGCGATCATCGACTGCAAGTGGGAGCTGACCAAGCGCCTGAAGCTCCCGAAGCTGCGTAGCGGCGCATATGCGTTCCGGCTGCGGGTCGGCGATGGTCGGGGGCTGCGCGAGGAATACATCGTGTTCTTCGTCCGGCCGGAGCGGCCGACCGCGCCGATCCTGTTCCTGGTGCCCACCGCCAGCTATCTCGCCTATGCCAATGAACATCTCAGCTTCGACGCCGAGATCATGCAGCCGCTGGCCGGCCAGTCGCCGATCGTCTCGGAGACCGACGTCGAGCTCTATCAGACGGCGGAGTTCGGCCTCTCGCTCTACGATCACCACAGCGATGGGGCGGGGGTGTGCTACAGCACCTATCGCAGGCCGATCCTCAACATGCGACCCAAGGCCCGGATGTCGTCGATGGGGGTGACCTGGCAATTCCCCGCGGATTTGTCGATCATCGCCTGGCTCGAGCACATGGGCTACAGCTATGACGTCGTGACCGACGAGGATCTCAACCGCGAGGGCGTGGCGCTGCTCGAGCCCTACCGCGTCGTGCTCAGCGGCACCCATCCGGAATACGTCTCGGAGCCCATTCTCGATGCCGTCGAAGACTACATCGGGTCGGGCGGCCGCTTTCTCTATCTCGGCGGCAACGGCTACTACTGGAATATCGGCTATCACCCCGACGATCCCTGGTGCATCGAGGTCCGCAAGCTAAACTCGGGCATGCGCGCCTGGCAGGCCCGCCCCGGCGAGTATTATCTCGCCACCACCGGTCAGAAGAGCGGGCTGTGGAAGGATCTCGGCCGTCCACCGCAGAAAGTGTTCGGCATCGGCTTCATATCCGAGGGGTTCGACTCGGCGCGGCCGTTCCGCCGCATGCCCGACAGCTGGCATCGCCGCGCAGGATGGATGTTCGAGGGGATCGAGGGCGAGATCATCGGCGATTTCGGCCTCGCCCAGGGAGCGGCCGGCGGACTGGAACTCGATCGTTATGACCTGACGCTGGGCACGCCGCCGCATGCGCTGATCGTCGCGTCGTCGGGAGGTCACAGCGACAATTACCAGACCGTGGTCGAGGAAGTGCTCTATCCCTATCCCGGCCTGTCCGGCTCTCACGATTATCGGGTGCGCGCCGACATGGTCTATTTCACGACTCCCGAGCACGGCGCGGTGTTCTCGACAGGCTCGATCGCCTTCAGCCAGTCGCTGCCCTTCAACGATTTCGACAACAACGTGTCGCGGCTGCTCGCCAACGTGGTGTCGGCCTTTGCCAAGCCTGGGAAGCTGCCCGGCTCGGCCTGGACGGCGGAAGAGAAGC
- a CDS encoding branched-chain amino acid ABC transporter permease: protein MTDTAQPIWIDPTDCHYPEHPAREAPTNRHLPHQVTWDETRQFRPRMHPVGRLRYYHKWPGHGARLWSRVRYWPTRRRVLNVRGEYNPKTMRREKTIVDKRPIWWALAFVALLLAPLFAPAGAWNTVMSAAAVFAIYSAVNLCWMLIIGTAGIFSLATYAVVGAAAYGTTYLAIRLGLPWWMLPLLGSLIGLAFGMVIALPAMRLDGFYYALLTLGVVELCRVYVVQSREFGSATGGLYGAPSYLPAGLAQSHRLLLGYYAALALMVLALVIYRFIDGKRLGRVLRMAPEKREAFAQACGVDYIRARIQVFLISSTALGFIGGFYATHFGGASPNLFSFDTLLLSLAMLVIGGIGRAEGAVAGTAIVVFIDRILIDLGPLRFILIGAIMLAVVLFLRDGLFGIKQQFRTWRDKKKSERRATRSEKGGEMLPEEATETEDKDQIFFRRFDKMQRDFLKRLVSDAVIEEHRMRPLGQHSEPLERLLIYFRRQGQVDKYAIMVIEEFKAYRIVALSGHRGTAPRVVEDRLYGTPDEAYHALFLRRVQDLLES from the coding sequence ATGACCGATACCGCCCAGCCGATCTGGATCGATCCGACGGACTGTCATTATCCGGAGCATCCCGCCCGCGAGGCGCCGACGAACCGCCATCTCCCGCACCAGGTCACCTGGGACGAGACGCGACAGTTCCGGCCGCGCATGCACCCCGTCGGACGGCTGCGCTACTACCACAAATGGCCGGGGCACGGCGCCCGGCTGTGGTCGCGCGTGCGCTACTGGCCGACGCGGCGCCGCGTGCTGAACGTCCGCGGCGAATACAATCCGAAGACGATGCGCCGCGAAAAGACTATCGTCGACAAGCGGCCGATCTGGTGGGCCCTGGCCTTCGTCGCCCTGCTGCTCGCGCCTCTGTTCGCGCCCGCCGGCGCCTGGAATACGGTGATGAGCGCCGCCGCGGTCTTCGCGATCTATTCGGCGGTGAATCTGTGCTGGATGCTGATCATCGGGACGGCCGGCATCTTCTCGCTTGCCACCTATGCCGTCGTCGGCGCCGCCGCCTACGGCACGACCTATCTCGCGATCCGGCTCGGCCTTCCGTGGTGGATGCTGCCGCTGCTCGGCTCGCTGATCGGGCTCGCCTTCGGAATGGTCATCGCGCTGCCGGCGATGAGGCTCGACGGCTTCTATTACGCGCTCCTGACGCTCGGAGTGGTCGAGCTGTGCCGCGTCTACGTCGTCCAGTCGCGTGAATTCGGTTCCGCTACCGGCGGACTCTACGGCGCGCCGAGCTATCTTCCTGCTGGCCTCGCGCAGTCGCATCGCCTATTGCTGGGCTATTACGCGGCGCTCGCGCTCATGGTGCTGGCGCTGGTCATCTACCGCTTCATCGATGGCAAGAGACTGGGGCGCGTCCTGCGCATGGCGCCGGAAAAGCGCGAGGCCTTCGCGCAGGCCTGCGGGGTCGATTACATCCGGGCGCGCATCCAGGTCTTCCTGATCTCGTCGACCGCCCTCGGCTTCATCGGTGGATTCTACGCGACCCATTTCGGCGGCGCGTCGCCCAACCTGTTCTCCTTCGACACGCTGCTGCTGTCGCTGGCGATGCTGGTGATCGGGGGAATTGGGCGCGCGGAAGGCGCGGTCGCGGGAACGGCGATCGTCGTCTTCATCGACCGGATACTGATCGACCTCGGGCCGCTGCGCTTCATCCTGATCGGGGCGATCATGCTCGCGGTCGTCCTGTTTCTGCGCGACGGCCTGTTCGGCATCAAGCAGCAGTTCCGCACCTGGCGTGACAAGAAGAAGAGCGAGCGGCGGGCCACACGATCGGAGAAAGGCGGAGAGATGCTACCCGAAGAAGCGACCGAGACCGAGGACAAGGACCAGATCTTCTTCCGCCGCTTCGACAAGATGCAGCGCGACTTCCTCAAGCGCCTGGTCAGCGATGCGGTGATCGAGGAGCACCGGATGCGCCCCCTCGGACAGCACAGCGAACCGCTCGAGCGACTGCTGATCTATTTCCGGCGGCAGGGTCAGGTCGACAAATACGCGATCATGGTGATCGAGGAGTTCAAGGCCTATCGCATCGTCGCGCTGTCCGGGCATCGCGGCACCGCCCCGCGGGTGGTCGAGGACCGTCTCTATGGCACCCCGGACGAAGCCTACCACGCGCTGTTCCTGCGCCGGGTCCAGGACCTGCTGGAAAGCTGA
- a CDS encoding branched-chain amino acid ABC transporter permease — MNWGFILSNAITLACVYGTLAIGISLTWSSLGLVNMAYGFIFAFAGYGAWLASALIGPYPAMVMAAGILTGALGGLIVCLLAFIPIHDKPNFPIRALIATLAISLIGNQTLLWYFGPRSKSLPRLFGSWSIDVAGVVLTSDKLGASLSAIVLLTLILLWMRSSRRGLEIRAMMMNPHAASIVGIGVRHTGLYVMALTGSLAGLASVLLAQTYYVAPFSGITPMVKGLSIALLGGLGSVPGAVLGAIILGFNEALTSTLLGGQYVLITQFLLIILVLLVRPRGIAGLLDKAREA; from the coding sequence ATGAACTGGGGTTTCATCCTCTCCAACGCGATCACGCTCGCCTGCGTCTACGGCACGCTCGCCATCGGGATTTCGCTGACCTGGTCCAGCCTCGGCCTCGTCAACATGGCCTACGGCTTCATCTTCGCCTTCGCCGGCTACGGCGCGTGGCTGGCGAGCGCGCTGATCGGCCCCTATCCGGCCATGGTGATGGCAGCGGGGATCCTCACCGGCGCGCTGGGAGGGTTGATCGTTTGCCTGCTGGCCTTCATTCCCATCCACGACAAGCCGAACTTTCCGATCCGCGCCTTGATCGCGACGCTGGCGATCAGCCTGATCGGCAACCAGACGCTGCTATGGTATTTCGGCCCGCGATCGAAGTCGCTGCCGCGGCTCTTCGGCAGCTGGAGTATCGATGTCGCCGGCGTCGTCCTGACCTCGGACAAGCTCGGCGCCTCGCTCTCCGCCATCGTGCTGCTGACGCTGATCCTGCTCTGGATGCGGTCGAGCCGGCGCGGCCTCGAGATCCGCGCGATGATGATGAACCCGCATGCCGCCTCCATCGTCGGCATCGGGGTGCGGCACACCGGCTTGTATGTGATGGCGTTGACCGGGTCGCTCGCCGGACTCGCCTCGGTGCTGCTCGCGCAGACATATTATGTCGCGCCTTTCAGCGGCATCACGCCCATGGTGAAGGGGTTGAGCATTGCGCTGCTCGGCGGCCTCGGCAGCGTGCCAGGGGCCGTCCTCGGCGCCATCATCCTCGGCTTCAACGAGGCCCTGACCTCGACGCTGCTGGGCGGCCAATACGTCCTTATCACCCAGTTCCTCTTGATCATCCTCGTCCTGCTTGTCCGGCCACGCGGTATTGCCGGCCTGCTCGACAAGGCCCGGGAAGCGTGA
- a CDS encoding ABC transporter ATP-binding protein gives MRGLSAGWGPMRVIHDLDLTVFAGERIGLVGLNGHGKSTLFQAIAGLTGWQRGTILLNGFEVGRTRSQGPGRYTHQIVRRGLALIPQGDEIFHGLTVEEHLDSGAYTPRAWKERASRKRRILKIFPPLERLMSTPVGRLSGGERRMVSIGRGLMADADLFLVDEPSLGLAPKIGKSVVEALMAVDLGNSAMVIAEQNLGLLEGRVDRIIGMHAGKLKGEASASRSLMGEHGR, from the coding sequence GTGCGCGGTCTGTCCGCCGGCTGGGGGCCGATGCGGGTGATCCACGATCTCGACCTGACCGTCTTCGCCGGTGAGCGCATCGGGCTGGTCGGCCTCAACGGCCACGGCAAGTCGACGCTGTTTCAGGCGATCGCCGGCCTGACCGGCTGGCAGCGCGGCACGATCCTGCTCAACGGCTTCGAGGTCGGTCGGACCCGGAGCCAGGGGCCCGGCCGTTACACCCATCAGATCGTGAGGCGAGGGCTCGCCCTGATCCCGCAGGGCGACGAAATCTTCCACGGCCTCACTGTCGAGGAGCATCTCGACAGCGGCGCCTATACGCCGCGTGCATGGAAAGAGCGGGCAAGCCGCAAGCGGAGGATCCTCAAGATATTCCCCCCGCTCGAGCGGCTGATGAGCACGCCGGTCGGCCGGCTGTCGGGCGGTGAGCGACGCATGGTGTCGATCGGGCGGGGCCTGATGGCGGACGCGGATCTTTTCCTGGTGGACGAGCCCTCGCTCGGCCTCGCCCCGAAGATCGGAAAGTCGGTGGTCGAGGCGCTGATGGCGGTCGATCTCGGCAACTCGGCCATGGTCATCGCCGAGCAGAATCTCGGGCTGCTGGAGGGCAGGGTGGATCGCATCATCGGCATGCATGCCGGCAAACTGAAGGGCGAAGCGTCCGCTTCCCGGAGCCTGATGGGAGAGCATGGCCGATGA
- a CDS encoding ABC transporter ATP-binding protein — MSAQPLFACSDIALDLGGRSILRRISLAVAPGEVLGVIGPNGAGKTSLFEVLSGRMPPKSGSVSYRGRDITGLPLHRRARLGIGRTYQTPVVPAGMTVAQVLKAARQAYRPYLTPDDSEWGAGLVDFRVSGATMADQLDTLNRRKLLMTCLLMRRPSVLLMDEPAAGLINSEIDEFDEIMRVLAKELDIAVVLIEHRMELLAAVADRVLVLDAGEMIADGQLADILVDPRVKAAYFEFDGTEGSH, encoded by the coding sequence ATGTCAGCTCAACCCCTCTTCGCCTGCAGCGATATCGCTCTCGATCTCGGCGGCCGCTCGATCCTGCGCAGAATTTCGCTCGCCGTCGCGCCCGGCGAGGTGCTCGGCGTCATCGGGCCGAACGGTGCCGGAAAGACCAGCCTGTTCGAGGTGCTGTCCGGGCGGATGCCGCCGAAATCGGGTTCGGTGAGCTACCGCGGCAGGGATATCACCGGCCTGCCGCTGCACCGTCGGGCGCGACTGGGCATCGGCCGGACGTACCAGACGCCGGTCGTGCCCGCCGGCATGACCGTCGCCCAAGTGCTTAAAGCGGCGCGCCAGGCGTATCGCCCGTATCTGACGCCGGACGATTCCGAGTGGGGGGCCGGGCTGGTCGATTTCCGTGTCTCGGGCGCCACCATGGCCGATCAGCTCGATACGCTGAACCGGCGCAAACTGCTGATGACATGCCTGCTGATGCGCCGGCCCTCCGTGCTGCTCATGGATGAGCCCGCGGCCGGGCTGATCAATTCCGAGATCGATGAATTCGACGAGATCATGCGCGTTCTCGCCAAGGAGCTCGATATCGCAGTCGTGTTGATCGAGCATCGCATGGAGCTGCTTGCCGCGGTCGCCGACCGGGTCCTGGTGCTCGATGCCGGCGAGATGATCGCCGATGGGCAGCTTGCCGACATCCTCGTCGACCCGCGGGTGAAGGCCGCCTATTTCGAATTCGACGGCACCGAGGGCTCGCATTGA
- a CDS encoding ABC transporter substrate-binding protein produces MTKPLTRRTVLNLASTGVAAAAFPAPFVPASTRAASADPIQIGVPTAQTAQAGVADHQDYLNGTTLALEEINAAGGVLGRELKAVAVDVDPLSPESGQVAINKLIDAKVHAMSCAFVFTPVPVAEVSARYKAPFLWGLTQRNMTDLVAKDRDKYSHIFQTDPSEVHYGYTFPLFLKAMRDQGAWKPLNNGVHIVQEQIAYNQTISKALQAALPKSDFKLAGITDIQYPVQDWGSVIQEIKKIGAGAVMIDHWVAAEYAAFVKQYSADPLKGALVYLQYGPSQPEFLELSGPAAEGFVWSTVLGVYADEKGSAFRAKYKKRFPGIMGLCYTGSGYDATYYLKAAWEAVGDPAKFQEVCDWIRKTPYRGVCGYMSMNNPYQECAHYPDTGDAIGARDLEQGMAQLYFQVQNNDHKIVYPDVLKESALRKAPWW; encoded by the coding sequence ATGACGAAGCCGCTTACCCGCAGGACTGTCCTCAATCTGGCGTCGACGGGCGTAGCCGCCGCGGCGTTTCCCGCCCCGTTCGTGCCGGCAAGCACGCGCGCCGCCTCAGCCGATCCGATCCAGATCGGCGTGCCGACGGCGCAAACCGCACAGGCCGGTGTCGCCGACCACCAGGACTATCTCAACGGCACGACCCTGGCCCTCGAGGAGATCAATGCGGCCGGCGGCGTGCTCGGGCGCGAGCTCAAGGCGGTCGCCGTCGATGTCGATCCGCTGTCTCCCGAAAGCGGGCAGGTCGCCATCAACAAGCTGATCGATGCCAAGGTGCACGCGATGTCCTGCGCCTTCGTCTTCACCCCGGTGCCGGTCGCCGAGGTCTCGGCGCGTTACAAGGCGCCGTTCCTGTGGGGGCTGACGCAGCGCAACATGACCGATCTCGTCGCCAAGGATCGCGACAAGTATTCGCACATCTTCCAGACCGATCCGTCCGAGGTCCATTACGGCTACACGTTCCCGTTGTTCCTGAAGGCCATGCGCGACCAGGGCGCCTGGAAGCCGCTCAACAACGGCGTCCATATCGTGCAGGAGCAGATCGCCTACAACCAGACCATCTCCAAGGCGCTGCAGGCCGCACTGCCGAAGAGCGACTTCAAGCTCGCCGGCATCACCGACATTCAGTATCCGGTGCAGGACTGGGGTTCGGTGATCCAAGAGATCAAGAAGATCGGTGCCGGCGCCGTGATGATCGACCATTGGGTTGCCGCCGAATACGCCGCCTTCGTCAAGCAGTACAGCGCCGATCCCCTCAAAGGGGCGCTCGTCTATCTGCAATATGGTCCGTCCCAGCCGGAATTTCTCGAACTGTCCGGCCCGGCCGCGGAGGGCTTCGTCTGGAGCACGGTGCTCGGCGTCTATGCCGACGAGAAGGGCAGTGCGTTCCGCGCGAAATACAAGAAGCGTTTCCCGGGTATCATGGGGCTCTGCTACACCGGCAGCGGCTATGACGCGACCTATTACCTGAAGGCGGCCTGGGAGGCGGTCGGCGATCCCGCCAAATTCCAGGAGGTCTGCGATTGGATTCGCAAGACGCCGTATCGCGGCGTCTGCGGATACATGAGCATGAACAATCCCTATCAGGAATGCGCGCATTATCCCGACACCGGTGACGCGATCGGCGCGCGCGACCTGGAGCAGGGCATGGCCCAGCTCTACTTCCAGGTCCAGAACAACGACCACAAGATCGTCTACCCTGATGTGCTCAAGGAGAGCGCGCTGCGCAAGGCGCCGTGGTGGTGA
- a CDS encoding helix-turn-helix domain-containing protein: MSRSNSYSTAGIEGQRSVEAWRQAMAEVYYRLDIRPAHAGSVRGELLDWQSGTIGVSSFKADAQRVIRHASAAKADRTEDFVFLFPTRKLLRYQQRGRDGLVQPGHVLLLNAAEPYVVDVPDGSENITIKIDREHLVHRHHDIDDLCATGNFANPLLVPAIITLCEQVLKLQSSAHTARIQDCIVDLLCLMLEFREPSDRGHLVREALGTSLFNSISAYIRRRMADHSLTPERAAADHKISLRYLHKIFQHHGSSFRQVLQEERLQQAHLLIVEGGRRGKINLGEVAFRCGFASQSHFSVSFKRRFGLSPRYTSG; this comes from the coding sequence ATGAGCCGCAGCAACTCTTATTCAACGGCGGGAATTGAAGGCCAGCGCAGCGTCGAGGCCTGGCGGCAGGCGATGGCCGAGGTCTACTACCGGCTCGATATCAGACCGGCGCACGCCGGCAGCGTGCGTGGCGAACTGCTCGACTGGCAGTCGGGGACGATCGGCGTCTCCAGCTTCAAGGCCGATGCCCAACGGGTGATCCGTCACGCCAGCGCGGCAAAGGCCGACAGAACCGAGGATTTCGTCTTTCTGTTTCCCACCCGGAAGCTGTTGCGATACCAGCAGCGGGGGCGCGACGGCCTCGTCCAGCCGGGGCATGTCCTGCTGCTGAACGCCGCCGAACCCTATGTCGTCGATGTTCCCGACGGATCAGAGAACATCACGATCAAGATCGACCGTGAGCATCTCGTTCATCGCCACCACGACATCGACGACCTGTGCGCCACCGGCAATTTCGCCAATCCGCTGCTGGTGCCCGCCATCATCACCCTGTGCGAACAGGTGCTCAAGCTTCAGTCATCCGCCCACACCGCGCGCATCCAGGACTGCATCGTCGACCTGCTCTGCCTGATGCTGGAATTCCGCGAGCCGAGCGATCGGGGCCATCTGGTCCGAGAGGCGCTGGGCACCTCGCTGTTCAACAGCATCTCCGCCTACATCCGCCGGCGGATGGCCGACCATTCGCTGACGCCGGAGCGCGCCGCCGCCGATCACAAGATCTCGCTGCGCTACCTGCACAAGATCTTCCAGCATCACGGCAGCTCGTTCAGGCAGGTGCTGCAGGAAGAGCGACTGCAGCAAGCCCATCTCCTGATCGTCGAGGGTGGCCGGCGCGGCAAAATCAATCTCGGCGAAGTCGCGTTCCGTTGCGGCTTCGCCAGCCAGTCGCATTTCTCCGTAAGCTTCAAGCGGCGCTTCGGCCTGTCGCCGCGCTACACCTCCGGATGA
- a CDS encoding SDR family NAD(P)-dependent oxidoreductase yields MAAVYPDLAGKVILVTGGASGIGAAIVRHFAHQKSIVVFFDINDEAGTRLARELSAQRLAAHFVHVDLTDIPALRAGVAQARAVHGPIEVLINNAAHDERHPTEEVTPDYWDDRIAVNLKHQFFAAQAVLPDMKAANRGVIINFGSTSWMAGQGGMAAYTASKSGVLGLTRSLARDYGPYNIRVNAIAPGWIMTERQIEKWLTPEGEAELMRRQCLKRKLTPDELAKFTVFLASGEASACTAQHYVVDGGWV; encoded by the coding sequence ATGGCGGCCGTCTATCCGGATCTCGCTGGCAAGGTAATTTTAGTCACGGGCGGTGCATCGGGGATCGGCGCAGCGATCGTGCGCCACTTCGCTCACCAGAAATCGATCGTCGTCTTCTTCGATATCAACGATGAGGCCGGCACTCGTCTGGCGCGCGAGCTGTCGGCCCAGCGGCTCGCCGCGCATTTTGTCCACGTCGACCTGACCGATATTCCGGCTCTGCGTGCAGGTGTCGCACAGGCGCGCGCGGTGCACGGACCGATCGAGGTCCTCATCAACAATGCGGCACATGACGAGCGCCATCCGACCGAGGAAGTCACCCCGGATTATTGGGACGACCGGATTGCCGTCAACTTGAAGCATCAGTTCTTTGCCGCCCAGGCCGTTCTGCCGGACATGAAAGCCGCCAACCGGGGCGTCATCATCAATTTCGGCTCGACCTCCTGGATGGCCGGGCAAGGCGGCATGGCGGCTTACACGGCGAGTAAGTCGGGCGTGCTTGGGCTGACCCGCTCGCTGGCGCGCGACTACGGCCCCTACAACATCCGCGTGAACGCGATCGCGCCGGGGTGGATCATGACCGAACGCCAGATCGAAAAATGGCTCACCCCGGAAGGAGAGGCCGAGCTGATGCGGCGTCAGTGTCTGAAGCGCAAGCTCACGCCGGACGAGTTGGCGAAATTCACCGTGTTCCTCGCCTCCGGCGAAGCATCGGCCTGCACGGCGCAGCATTATGTCGTGGACGGTGGTTGGGTCTGA